A region of Carassius auratus strain Wakin chromosome 11, ASM336829v1, whole genome shotgun sequence DNA encodes the following proteins:
- the LOC113110663 gene encoding keratin, type I cytoskeletal 19-like, with product MSSSVRVTSFKGPKTVTSKSFITKSCGGSMVFPQKAYSVYGSGLGGNTRISSSSLQYRPGGYGGGYGFGGGYGGGYYGGYAAGILPGGCVVNDFQLNEKATMQNLNDRLASYLEKVRSLEAANAILERQIRECYEKKGPVCQKDYSCYWNTIKDLKDKIKNATLHNANVLLQIDNAKLAADDFRIKYEHEVVMRQSVEADVANLRHLLNQTNMTRADLEMQINCLEEELACMKKNHQEELAALRSQLTCTVNVEVDAAPQQDLNRVLDEIRAHYENIIQKHRREQEEWFKDKTAGFNKEVAISTETIQTTRSQVTELRNTLQSLEIELQSQLSMKAALENSLAETEARYSAMLAGYQNQINMLEAELCQMRASIEQQGRDYALLLDIKTRLEQEICTYRSLLENQDIKTQIPGSTIVISGGSQCSGGSHTITTGGPTVQIKQTTSTSHQIY from the exons ATGTCGTCCTCTGTTCGCGTTACGTCCTTCAAAGGACCCAAGACCGTGACCTCAAAGTCCTTCATCACCAAGAGCTGTGGTGGTTCCATGGTCTTTCCACAGAAAGCCTACAGCGTGTATGGAAGTGGTTTAGGTGGAAACACCCGCATCTCTTCCTCCTCGCTGCAATACAGACCCGGAGGATATGGTGGAGGATATGGTTTTGGTGGAGGATACGGTGGAGGATATTACGGAGGATATGCAGCTGGCATACTGCCTGGAGGCTGTGTTGTAAATGACTTCCAGCTGAATGAGAAGGCCACCATGCAGAACCTGAACGACCGTCTGGCGTCCTACCTGGAGAAGGTGCGCTCTCTGGAGGCTGCCAATGCCATCCTGGAGAGACAGATCCGTGAGTGCTATGAGAAGAAGGGGCCGGTGTGCCAAAAAGACTACAGCTGCTACTGGAACACTATCAAGGACCTGAAAGACAAG attaAAAACGCTACCCTCCACAATGCCAACGTCCTTCTGCAGATCGACAATGCTAAACTGGCTGCCGATGACTTCAGGATCAA ATATGAGCATGAGGTGGTGATGCGTCAGTCTGTGGAGGCCGACGTTGCTAACCTGCGCCACTTACTGAACCAGACAAACATGACAAGGGCCGACCTGGAGATGCAGATCAACTGTCTGGAGGAAGAGCTGGCATGTATGAAGAAGAACCACCAGGAG GAGCTGGCTGCACTGAGGTCACAGCTGACATGCACAGTGAACGTAGAGGTGGATGCTGCTCCTCAGCAAGACCTGAACAGAGTTCTGGATGAGATTCGTGCTCATTACGAGAACATCATACAGAAACACCGCAGGGAACAGGAAGAATGGTTCAAAGACAAG aCGGCAGGGTTTAACAAAGAGGTGGCCATCAGCACAGAGACCATACAAACGACCAGATCGCAGGTCACAGAGCTACGAAACACCTTACAGAGTCTGGAGATCGAGCTGCAGTCTCAGCTCAGCATG AAAGCGGCACTGGAGAACTCACTGGCAGAAACAGAGGCTAGGTACAGCGCTATGCTAGCAGGCTACCAGAACCAAATCAACATGCTAGAAGCCGAGCTTTGTCAAATGCGGGCTAGCATTGAGCAGCAGGGACGTGATTACGCCTTACTGCTGGACATCAAGACACGTCTGGAGCAGGAGATCTGCACCTACAGGAGCCTCCTGGAAAATCAGGACATCAa GACTCAAATTCCAG GATCAACTATCGTGATCTCAGGTGGATCTCAATGCTCTGGTGGTTCTCACACCATCACAACTGGTGGACCAACAGTCCAAATCAAGCAAACCACCAGCACTTCACACCAGATTTACTAA